Sequence from the Aquimarina sp. Aq107 genome:
ACCCTGAAAAATTGTTAGGAACTGGAATAGAAAATATTTCTTCGATTTTTAAACCAAAATTTGAATCTAAATCAATTCAGGTTGAAATTGTTAGCCAGATGTATAATGGAAAACACGTTATTAATCACGAAATAGTTACCGAAAATAGTATTGAGACAAAATACATTTCTATTTATGAAATCAAAGATGGATTGATATCGAGCGTAAGATTTGTAAGGGATTATGAATAACTTACTCTTGTAAAATTGAGAGGAAAAAAACGGAAGTCTAACAAGACATAAAAAACATAGGGCTGTTTAGTCTAGACCAAAGGTCTTTGTTAATTAACAAAGTTCGCCAAATATAAAATTTGACATTTTCGAAAAATGATAAAAGTAAAATATTTATATTTAACTCAGTACCAACCTGAAACGTATCGCTTATCACCTGCCCTACGTTTCATATACGAGACCGTTGACAGTAATTAAAGACCAGAACTTCCTAACATAGTTGGATTAAAATATGAACAATAAAAATGAAACAAATATCAGAATTGAATTATTAACAAGAGAGAATGAGTTTTTAGAAAAAGGAGTAAATTACTTTTGGAAATGTTGGGGAAATGATTCTAATTTCAATTTTTACAATGACTGTATTAAGAATTCACTATCTGATGGGGTTTCTCTGCCAAAATTTTATATACTTTTAAATGGAAAAGGGATTATTGGTTCTTATGCTTTACTAACAAATGACATAATAAGTAGACAAGATTTATTACCTTGGTTTGCTTGTTTATTTATTGATGAGCAATTTAGAAATAAAGGTTATGCTGAAAAACTATTAGTTCACGGACTGAAAGAAGCTAATAATAAAGGGTTTGAAAAAATATACCTATCAACTGATTTAAAAAATTTTTACGAAAAAAAAAGGTGGGATTTATTCTCTCATGGATATAATTTGAGTGGAGAGAATTTTAAAATTTATGTTAAATCAACAAAATAACAAACCACTGCTAACACTATACATAGCAAATAGGGTAATTTAAGTCGCTTCGAAAAACCTATGCTTGTTTGCTGTGTTGCCAAATCTAAACTAATTGTTTATTTCCACTCCTAAATACCATATATTTAACGTAGTAACACATTGAGAAAAATACTCACTTACATATTATTACTCACGATTTGTTTCGGGTGTTTTGAGAAAAAAACCGAATGGAAAACTGAAAGAAGCGCAATTATTTTTTTTAGTTCTGAACCAAAAAACGAAACATTCACTCTGACATTTAAAAAAAATGAGAACTCTCTGATTTACCAATATGTAAGTCACATTGACACATCTAAAACTATTTTTATAAAAAAGACTTTAGAATCAAACTTTATTCTTTTCGGATCTGAGAAGTTTATAAAAACTGACAAAAAACCTTTCAAAAATGAAAAGCTTAATGATCTAGAATTTGAATTTTATAATATAGAAAACCCTATTACCGATGGAACTGGCCCAATATTATTTAATCCAACATATGGGCTTTTAGCTATAAATAATGTTTTCGGACCAACAATCATATTTCTTGACGAAAAGAATGACACTATAACCCAACAAATAATTACTAAATTGAATGAATAAAAACATGTTACAACATATACATGATCATAGCAACTAAATAATTAATCTAAAGTCCATTACTTTTAATCCTCGAACTAATCATAGCCGAGACGTTGGCAAAAATTTGAGAAATGAACATTGAATACAAAACATATACGAAAAGAGACAAATCTGATGTTTTGAAAATGATGACCTCATTCAATGAAATTTATGATTACGATTTTGATCCGAAAATTGGAGAGAAAAACCTAATTGACTTTACTTCCAATGAAATACTAGGAAGGCTATATCTAATTAAATACCAGCAAAGCAATATTGGCTATATAGTACTTTCATTTGGTTTTAGCTTTGAATATGAAGGCAGAGACGCATTTATTGATGAATTTTATATAAAGGAGAATTATAGAAATCAGGGAGTAGGAAAACTAACTATGGATTTTATCGAATTGGAATCAAAAAAATTGAATGTCAATGCTATCCATTTAGAAGTTGAATCTCATAATTCAAAAGCAAATAAACTGTATATGAGTAAAGGGTATAAATCCAACAATCGAATTTTATTAACAAAAAAAATAAAAACTACTGCCAACAATAGTTATAAAAACAAATGAGAAAAACAATCTACACGCTTATACTACTCACAAGTTTAAAGAGTTTTAGTCAAGAATTATTTGAACACGAATTCGATAAGAATATCAGCATCAATGTGATTGACAATTCTGAAGAAGGCGAAATTGCTAACGGTAAATTCATAAAAGGGACATTTGAAAATGAAACTGTAGTTTATCTCAAATCAAAAAAGAAAGGATTAAAAAATTTAAACGGGAAAAAACTAGAAAAACTTTTTGATGGAATTAAGGACGGTGCTCTAAAATCTAGTAAAGGAAATTTAATTAGTGAGGACTTAGTAAAAATAAATGAGCTTGATATTTTCAATTATAAATATTCTGCGAAATTGAATGGAGAAAAAAAGATAATTGAAAACTACGTCTTCTTATATAACGAGAATATCTACACAATCCAATTCATGAATAATAAAGATGAATTTGATAAAAACACAGAATTCAGAAGGGGAATAATCGAATCAATAAAACTGAAGTAAAAAACGTTTTACAACACTATAAATGTGATTATAATTATTTATTGATAGATCGAAAGATTTTTATTTATTAGGGTGTAAGCTTACAAAACGTAAAAGTTAGCAACAAATGCACTAATAAATAAAAAAAACCTTGCTACGACATATTCATAAGACGTTGGCAATAACTAGAAACCAAAAAATGAAAATCACACATTCGATATTACTAATTATAATTATACAATTACCAATACTATTATTTTCACAAAAGAATAGTTCTATGACTACAAATGGAACTCTTCTAATTATGGGTGGAGACTCCACTAATGACTACTTTATTTCAGAGTTTGCAGGTTTAATTGGTAGTATTGAAAGCGAGATTGTTATAATTCCTACTGCTATCGAAGATAAATATCTAGACTCACAAAGTGACATTAATATTTTAAAAAAACCATTTACTGACATTGGTTTTAAAAATATTAACATCGTGCATACAAGAGAAATAAAGATTGCCAATAGTGATTCCTTAAATAATATATTGTTGTCTGCTGATGGTGTTTGGATAACTGGAGGAAGACAATGGCGTTTAGCAAAAGCTTATAATGGTACTAAAGTTCAAAACTCCCTAAAAGCCCTTTTAAATAAAGGTAAATTAATTGCTGGAACTTCTGCAGGAGCTTCTATAATGGGAGATGTTCTTGTTCGTGGTGATTCTAAAACTCAAACTATTATGCTTGGAGATTACCAAAATGGATTTGAGTTTATCAGTAATTGCGCAATAGACCAACATCATATTGCAAGAAATAGACAATTTGATATGTTTGAATTAAAAAATGAAAAACCAGATGTATTAGGCATTGGAATTGATGAAAATACAGGAATCATTGTAAGCGAAGATAAATTGAGAGTTATTGGAAAAAGTTATGTTACCATCTATGACAACACAAGATGGTCAGAGGAAAGAGATACAATCTATCAACTAAAAAAGAATGATAAACAATTTTATACATTATCAAACGGATACGAATATGATATCATAAAGCGAAAAGTTATTCAGAAAAATGACAGAGAAAAATCATCTTACAATAAAGAGATGATGAAAAAAATAACTGGTACATATCAACAATCTAAAGGATTAGAATTTGGTCAAGATTTAAAAATAATAGTGACATTAGATAACGGCGAGCTCTATTTTGAGCAATCTTGGAATAAGGCTAAGTATAAAGTAGAGTATCATTATTTAAGTACATTTTTTAGACCAAATAGCATTTCGGTTTATCACTTTAATAAAGATAAAACAGGAGCTTTCAGTTCTTTTTGGTTTTTCCAATATGCTTATGGGGGATCAAATTGGGTAAAACTATAGAATACTCCAAAAAAATAACTGTTGCCAACAAAATGTATAGTTTATTGCTATGGATTTTCATATCGAAAATTCATACACATGAATTATCTTTAACAACTACGAACAATACTAGCATACCTTCTTGGAACTAATCATATATTTAAAGTTATAATACATTATCGAAACTCATATGCATAGAATATTAATCACATTTATTTTTACTTTCTTTTTTGCGAATATCTACTCTCAAGAGAGTTATGAGAAATTACCATTTACGAAAACCAATTGTCCAACTATTATTATTGAAAAAGACATTATTGCGAATGAAAGTGCAATCGAAACAAAAAAAGAATTAATACTTGAAATGAGCATTTTGAAAGATAAACCAAATAGAAAAAAGCATAAATTCTACAACCTGACTGAAAACGGAATTGTTTTTGTCAGTTTAAAAACAAAAATTGCTTTTAAAACACAGGCTGAACTGAACAATTTTTTCGAAATTGAAGAAAATAACAGAATTTATATAAATGGATATTTAATAGAGAATTCTGATTACAAAATTGCGACTGAAAGTATTATTGAAATTGAATTAGTTATACCTAATTCTGAAAACAAATTAGATAGTAAAACAATTAATGTTTGGACTTTGGCTAAAAAAGAAAGAACAAATGGTTGTGTAAAACAGAATGTGAATTAAAATAACGTTGCGTTACACCATAACACAGCATATATGATCATAGTAGTTAAGTAATGAATATAAAAATAAATCAACAATTTACTCTGCTACCAAACATATATGAAACGTTAGTTCTAACAAAACAATGAGATGAAAAAAAGACACTTTGTATTAGCGCTCACTTTAGTTTTCTTTCTTGATTTATCAGGACAAGAAACCAAATATAAGCCTGTTAAATATCCAGCAACTTATGAAGCAAAAATTGACTTAATCTATACTAAAATAGATGATTG
This genomic interval carries:
- a CDS encoding nuclear transport factor 2 family protein — its product is MKNVAILITCLLSVQFGIAQENNNAAIEIVNKRMESYNQHNFVDFIKLYAEDVKIYTYPEKLLGTGIENISSIFKPKFESKSIQVEIVSQMYNGKHVINHEIVTENSIETKYISIYEIKDGLISSVRFVRDYE
- a CDS encoding GNAT family N-acetyltransferase, encoding MNNKNETNIRIELLTRENEFLEKGVNYFWKCWGNDSNFNFYNDCIKNSLSDGVSLPKFYILLNGKGIIGSYALLTNDIISRQDLLPWFACLFIDEQFRNKGYAEKLLVHGLKEANNKGFEKIYLSTDLKNFYEKKRWDLFSHGYNLSGENFKIYVKSTK
- a CDS encoding N-acetyltransferase, which produces MNIEYKTYTKRDKSDVLKMMTSFNEIYDYDFDPKIGEKNLIDFTSNEILGRLYLIKYQQSNIGYIVLSFGFSFEYEGRDAFIDEFYIKENYRNQGVGKLTMDFIELESKKLNVNAIHLEVESHNSKANKLYMSKGYKSNNRILLTKKIKTTANNSYKNK
- a CDS encoding cyanophycinase — encoded protein: MKITHSILLIIIIQLPILLFSQKNSSMTTNGTLLIMGGDSTNDYFISEFAGLIGSIESEIVIIPTAIEDKYLDSQSDINILKKPFTDIGFKNINIVHTREIKIANSDSLNNILLSADGVWITGGRQWRLAKAYNGTKVQNSLKALLNKGKLIAGTSAGASIMGDVLVRGDSKTQTIMLGDYQNGFEFISNCAIDQHHIARNRQFDMFELKNEKPDVLGIGIDENTGIIVSEDKLRVIGKSYVTIYDNTRWSEERDTIYQLKKNDKQFYTLSNGYEYDIIKRKVIQKNDREKSSYNKEMMKKITGTYQQSKGLEFGQDLKIIVTLDNGELYFEQSWNKAKYKVEYHYLSTFFRPNSISVYHFNKDKTGAFSSFWFFQYAYGGSNWVKL